A DNA window from Boseongicola sp. contains the following coding sequences:
- the hflK gene encoding FtsH protease activity modulator HflK, translating to MANNNGGPWGGGGRGGGSDGGDDDDRRPGRPTGQDGPQIPEIDEIMKKGQEQLRVLMGGRGGNNRPNGSGGGGGEGPKLTRGSIVIGLLAAVGLWTYTSLYTVRPEEQSVELFLGEFSSIGESGLNFAPWPVMTYEILPVTREQSEDIGVGRSGAAGGDGLMLTTDESIVDMDFQVVWNINDPAKFLFNLRDGRQTVQAVSESAMREIVAGSELAPLLNRERGAVAQRAEELIQSILDSYESGINIVRVTLDKSDPPREVIDAFRDVQAAEQERLRLQREADGYANRVQAEARGEAAQILEQAEAYRAQVVNEAEGEASRFSAVLNEYLLAPEVTRKRLYIETLEKVLGDVDKIILDESTGGANGQGVVPYLPLNELGRRQTGDN from the coding sequence ATGGCCAATAACAATGGCGGACCCTGGGGCGGCGGCGGTCGCGGTGGTGGATCGGACGGAGGCGACGACGACGACCGTCGCCCTGGACGCCCGACCGGACAAGACGGACCGCAGATCCCCGAGATCGACGAAATCATGAAAAAAGGTCAGGAGCAGCTTCGCGTCCTGATGGGAGGCCGTGGCGGCAACAATCGCCCTAACGGCAGCGGTGGAGGCGGTGGCGAAGGCCCCAAACTTACCCGAGGCTCAATTGTTATTGGCCTATTGGCAGCCGTCGGGCTTTGGACCTACACGTCGCTCTATACGGTTCGACCGGAAGAACAATCAGTTGAGTTGTTCCTTGGCGAATTTAGTTCGATAGGTGAATCGGGACTGAATTTTGCGCCTTGGCCCGTGATGACATACGAAATTCTGCCTGTAACGCGCGAACAATCCGAAGACATCGGGGTTGGGCGTTCAGGCGCGGCTGGCGGCGACGGGCTTATGCTGACGACGGACGAAAGCATCGTCGACATGGACTTCCAGGTCGTTTGGAATATCAACGACCCAGCTAAATTCCTGTTTAATCTACGTGATGGCCGCCAGACGGTGCAGGCTGTGTCAGAATCAGCCATGCGAGAAATTGTGGCCGGCAGCGAGTTGGCACCTCTTTTGAACCGTGAACGTGGAGCGGTTGCTCAGCGCGCCGAAGAATTGATCCAATCGATCCTCGACAGCTATGAATCCGGCATCAATATCGTGCGTGTAACGCTCGATAAGTCGGACCCGCCGCGCGAAGTTATCGACGCTTTCCGCGACGTTCAGGCTGCTGAACAGGAACGTTTGCGTCTTCAGCGAGAAGCGGATGGTTATGCCAACCGAGTGCAAGCTGAAGCGCGCGGTGAAGCTGCGCAAATATTGGAACAAGCAGAAGCCTATCGGGCGCAAGTCGTGAACGAAGCTGAAGGTGAAGCAAGCCGCTTTTCGGCGGTTCTGAACGAATACCTTCTGGCCCCCGAAGTCACCCGAAAGCGTCTCTATATTGAAACGCTCGAGAAAGTGTTGGGAGACGTCGACAAGATCATTCTTGATGAAAGCACTGGCGGTGCAAACGGCCAGGGCGTTGTGCCTTACCTACCGTTAAACGAATTAGGCCGACGCCAGACGGGAGACAACTGA
- a CDS encoding protease modulator HflC yields the protein MRAGTFVLIAAVLGIFTLLSSVFIVDEREKALVLQFGQIRSVKEDPGLAFKVPYIQEVVRYDDRILSLDTAVIEITPSDDRRLVVDAFARYRIADVVQFRQAVGPGGIRTAEDRLNDILRTNIRAVLGEEGVESNTILSSERAELMNRIRIRADASASALGLDVVDVRLKQTNLPEQNLAETFNQMRSEREREATDERARGAEAAQRVRAQADRTVVELVSEARREADITRGEADAERNNIFAQAFGADPEFFEFYRSMAAYENALKGSNSTMVITPDSEFFEFLKGDGLD from the coding sequence ATGCGCGCAGGAACATTTGTACTCATCGCTGCGGTTTTGGGCATCTTCACATTGCTCTCATCCGTTTTCATCGTGGACGAACGTGAAAAAGCTCTGGTCCTTCAATTCGGGCAAATCAGATCGGTTAAAGAAGATCCCGGTCTTGCTTTTAAAGTCCCTTATATCCAAGAGGTTGTACGCTACGACGACCGCATTCTGTCTTTGGACACTGCGGTCATTGAGATCACGCCATCGGATGATCGCCGGTTGGTGGTTGACGCCTTCGCGCGATATCGCATCGCGGACGTTGTCCAGTTTCGCCAAGCGGTTGGCCCCGGTGGTATTCGAACAGCCGAAGACCGCCTAAACGACATTCTGCGTACAAACATTCGTGCGGTTTTGGGTGAGGAAGGTGTTGAATCCAACACAATCCTGTCGTCCGAACGTGCCGAACTGATGAACCGCATTCGCATCCGCGCAGATGCCAGCGCCTCGGCCCTTGGTCTCGACGTTGTTGACGTGCGCCTGAAGCAAACAAACCTGCCCGAGCAAAACCTGGCAGAAACGTTCAATCAGATGCGCTCAGAGCGTGAACGCGAGGCCACAGACGAACGCGCACGTGGTGCAGAAGCGGCACAACGTGTTCGGGCACAAGCAGACAGAACTGTTGTCGAGCTTGTCTCGGAAGCACGACGCGAAGCCGATATCACGCGCGGTGAAGCGGACGCAGAGCGGAACAATATCTTCGCACAGGCGTTCGGCGCAGACCCTGAATTCTTTGAGTTCTACCGCTCCATGGCAGCTTACGAGAATGCCCTGAAAGGCAGTAATTCCACGATGGTCATTACTCCTGACAGCGAGTTCTTTGAGTTCCTCAAAGGCGACGGTCTGGATTGA
- the rpiA gene encoding ribose-5-phosphate isomerase RpiA has translation MIDELSPIETAKFAAAKRASGFVENGMKIGLGTGSTAAWLVKCLGDRVRDEGLNIIAVATSSRTAKLAEEVGIKVTSLNEARWLDLTIDGADEYDTDLNLIKGGGGALLQEKIVATASDRMIVIADSTKKVETLGAFPLPIEVLGFGMQTTQMLIEEMLQGLDVMGNKTSPRMDGEEMFVTDEGNHILDLHVERIGNARQLALILNQIPGVVENGLFIDICDVIVTGYGDGKVETRDINSGQVDTTHFQPSPVKNLFRETEDT, from the coding sequence ATGATTGACGAACTCTCTCCGATCGAAACCGCCAAATTTGCTGCTGCCAAACGCGCAAGCGGATTTGTCGAGAATGGTATGAAAATTGGTCTTGGAACCGGATCGACGGCCGCTTGGCTGGTAAAATGCCTGGGCGACCGCGTTCGTGACGAGGGATTGAATATCATCGCAGTTGCCACTTCATCTCGAACCGCCAAACTTGCGGAAGAAGTTGGTATCAAAGTGACGTCGCTAAACGAAGCACGCTGGCTGGACCTGACTATCGACGGAGCGGATGAATACGACACCGATCTGAACCTGATAAAAGGTGGAGGTGGAGCATTGTTGCAGGAGAAAATCGTTGCAACTGCTTCTGATCGCATGATCGTGATCGCAGACAGCACTAAGAAAGTTGAAACGCTTGGGGCTTTTCCACTTCCAATCGAAGTTTTGGGTTTTGGAATGCAAACTACCCAAATGCTAATCGAAGAGATGCTGCAAGGCCTTGATGTCATGGGAAACAAGACCTCTCCGCGCATGGATGGTGAAGAAATGTTTGTCACCGACGAAGGCAATCATATTTTGGATCTTCACGTGGAGCGCATTGGGAATGCCAGACAATTAGCTCTGATCCTTAATCAGATTCCCGGCGTGGTTGAAAACGGGCTTTTCATTGATATCTGCGACGTGATTGTCACCGGTTATGGCGATGGCAAGGTTGAAACCCGAGATATCAATTCGGGCCAAGTCGATACGACACATTTTCAGCCGTCGCCTGTCAAAAACCTGTTTCGTGAAACGGAAGATACTTGA
- the ribB gene encoding 3,4-dihydroxy-2-butanone-4-phosphate synthase has translation MTFENPGPVEENWRDAVSSIEEILEDARNGRMFILVDHEDRENEGDLVIPAQMATPEAINFMAKHGRGLICLTMTGERCDALGLPLMASHNSSRHETAFTISIEAREGVTTGISAHDRARTVAVAIDGGKSASDIATPGHIFPLRARDGGVLVRAGHTEAAVDVARLAGLNASGVICEIMNEDGSMSRLPDLVSFAQLHNLKIGTISDLIAYRRRHDNLVAVTKEETVKSEFGGDWKMQIFTDTAHGDEHIVLTTGDISGDEPCLVRMHALDPMLDIVGLGPRGRAAEFGDAMKLISEEGRGVLVLLRDTTMKLVTGDAVSPQTLRQYGLGAQILSSLGLAQLILLTNSPQPKVVGLDAYGLEIVGTRKISEIG, from the coding sequence CGAAGATCGCGAGAACGAAGGCGATCTAGTCATTCCCGCTCAGATGGCAACGCCAGAGGCGATCAACTTTATGGCCAAACATGGCCGGGGCCTGATTTGCCTGACCATGACAGGCGAGCGTTGCGACGCGCTTGGACTACCATTGATGGCGTCTCACAATTCGTCTCGCCACGAAACAGCCTTCACCATTTCGATTGAAGCCCGCGAGGGCGTCACCACAGGCATCTCTGCTCATGACCGAGCCCGCACAGTGGCCGTTGCCATCGATGGCGGAAAATCGGCATCGGATATCGCGACCCCGGGCCACATCTTCCCGCTGCGCGCGCGTGATGGCGGTGTCCTGGTTCGGGCCGGACATACAGAAGCTGCGGTAGACGTTGCAAGGCTTGCTGGTCTCAATGCCTCGGGCGTCATATGCGAAATTATGAACGAAGATGGCAGCATGAGCCGTTTGCCCGACCTTGTGTCTTTTGCCCAGCTTCACAATCTGAAGATCGGGACCATCAGTGACTTGATCGCCTACCGTCGACGCCACGACAATCTTGTTGCGGTTACCAAAGAAGAGACCGTCAAATCTGAGTTCGGTGGCGACTGGAAGATGCAAATCTTCACCGATACCGCCCACGGTGACGAACATATCGTTCTGACGACAGGCGACATTTCCGGCGATGAACCCTGTCTGGTGCGCATGCATGCGTTGGACCCGATGCTGGACATTGTTGGCTTGGGCCCCCGTGGTCGTGCGGCTGAATTCGGTGATGCGATGAAACTGATCAGCGAAGAGGGACGCGGTGTTTTAGTCCTCTTACGTGATACAACGATGAAGTTGGTGACAGGCGACGCGGTATCCCCGCAAACACTTCGGCAATATGGCCTGGGCGCGCAAATTTTATCGTCTCTGGGACTGGCCCAGTTGATCCTTCTAACTAACTCTCCGCAACCCAAAGTCGTTGGTTTGGACGCCTATGGATTGGAGATTGTCGGCACCCGTAAGATTTCGGAGATCGGATAA
- a CDS encoding DUF2065 family protein has translation MSIILLGLGLVLVIEGLVFALAPSRLEELVKIIAEMPLETRRALGLGCVALGVFLVWLAKSF, from the coding sequence ATGAGTATCATTCTACTGGGACTGGGATTAGTCCTGGTCATCGAGGGGCTGGTGTTCGCACTGGCCCCTTCGCGTTTGGAAGAACTTGTCAAAATCATCGCCGAGATGCCGCTTGAAACACGGCGTGCACTTGGTCTGGGCTGTGTCGCCCTTGGCGTTTTTCTGGTCTGGCTGGCTAAATCATTTTAG
- the gorA gene encoding glutathione-disulfide reductase, whose product MMSYDVDLFVIGGGSGGVRAARTAAATGAKVAIAEDSRMGGTCVIRGCVPKKLMVFASEFSGNSDLARNYGWSADVGEFDWSAFSSKLNVELDRLENIYRNLLDNSNVEIHDARATLSDTHTVQLSNGKSITAKHILVATGGHPIRPDQTNAHLGLVSDDIFQLETLPKSILIIGGGYIACEFACILNGLGVEVTQYYRGAQILRGFDDEARGLVAEMMHEKGVNLHLGTNIVEMRCADDAPEDGIADGPTPVAADDATGKPIWVKATNGDVCTFDHVMFATGRAPNSHSLGLEEIGVKINRRGAIEVDDFSKTAVDNIYAIGDVTDRIQLTPVAIREGMAFTETVFKNNPTKPDHQLVASAVFTQPELGTVGLTEEQARENEAIDVYCTSFRPMRSAFAGKPDRVLMKLIVSQATQKVLGCQIVADGAGELIQMIGIAVKAGLTKDDFDRTVAVHPTISEELVTMQNPVRSA is encoded by the coding sequence TTGATGAGCTATGATGTTGATCTGTTTGTAATTGGCGGCGGATCGGGTGGCGTTCGCGCGGCGCGAACTGCGGCTGCGACCGGAGCGAAAGTCGCAATCGCTGAAGACAGTCGTATGGGCGGCACCTGTGTTATTCGCGGATGCGTACCAAAAAAGCTAATGGTTTTCGCTTCTGAATTCAGCGGCAACTCCGACTTGGCCCGCAACTATGGCTGGTCGGCGGATGTTGGCGAATTTGATTGGTCTGCATTTAGCAGCAAATTGAATGTCGAGCTTGATCGGTTAGAGAATATTTATCGCAACTTGCTAGATAACTCGAACGTCGAAATCCACGACGCACGCGCAACTCTTTCTGATACACATACAGTTCAACTTTCGAACGGGAAAAGTATAACTGCGAAGCATATTCTTGTCGCGACGGGCGGGCATCCAATACGACCGGATCAAACCAATGCACATCTTGGGCTGGTGTCGGACGACATCTTCCAACTGGAAACATTGCCAAAGTCGATCTTGATCATCGGTGGTGGATATATCGCTTGCGAATTTGCCTGCATCCTCAATGGGCTCGGCGTTGAAGTTACGCAGTATTACCGGGGCGCTCAGATCTTGCGTGGATTTGATGACGAAGCTCGCGGACTGGTTGCCGAGATGATGCACGAAAAAGGTGTCAATCTGCATTTGGGCACAAACATTGTCGAAATGCGCTGCGCTGATGATGCCCCTGAAGACGGGATCGCCGACGGACCAACCCCTGTTGCAGCAGACGATGCAACAGGCAAACCGATTTGGGTTAAGGCCACTAACGGGGACGTGTGTACTTTCGATCACGTCATGTTCGCGACAGGTCGCGCACCAAACTCGCACAGCCTTGGGCTGGAAGAAATAGGTGTCAAAATCAATCGTCGCGGTGCCATCGAAGTGGATGACTTCAGTAAGACTGCCGTTGACAACATTTATGCGATTGGCGACGTGACTGACCGCATTCAGCTTACGCCTGTCGCCATTCGCGAAGGCATGGCTTTCACCGAAACTGTCTTCAAAAATAACCCGACCAAACCGGATCACCAGCTTGTTGCCTCGGCTGTATTCACCCAGCCAGAGCTTGGCACAGTGGGGCTCACCGAAGAACAGGCGCGCGAAAACGAGGCTATTGATGTATACTGCACGTCGTTTCGGCCAATGCGATCTGCCTTTGCCGGAAAGCCTGATCGTGTGCTAATGAAACTTATCGTCAGCCAAGCCACTCAGAAGGTGCTTGGTTGCCAGATTGTTGCCGATGGCGCAGGTGAATTGATCCAAATGATTGGCATTGCTGTTAAGGCTGGACTGACGAAAGACGATTTCGATCGGACGGTCGCAGTGCACCCAACAATCTCGGAAGAGTTGGTAACAATGCAAAACCCCGTTAGAAGCGCTTGA
- a CDS encoding L-serine ammonia-lyase, with protein sequence MFLSVFDMFKVGIGPSSSHTMGPMVAAARFLDDLRASPFAVSGLRASLHGSLAFTGVGHATDRAVILGLAGFRPDDYDAAKAEIAFKSIHDTKTVSPDGLGELTFDPTKDLIFDYGPPLEGHANGLILMATDAQGDVIRQESYFSIGGGFILSEAELAAGKDTDDGPPVPYPFKSAKEMLAMCAANGKSIAALKRENELSRQGATVLDDGMRRIWQVMRECMDGGLITDGILPGGLSVRRRAAAIKRSLDAERGQNLTAPHTINDWISVYAMAVNEQNAAGSQVVTAPTNGAAGVIPATIRYWLDHVPGATESRVGEFLLTAAAIGGLVKFNASISGAECGCQAEVGSASAMAAAGLAAVLGGTPEQIENAAEIALEHHLGMTCDPVRGLVQVPCIERNGLGAIKAVSAASLALRGDGQHFVPLDAAIETMRQTGEDMSEKYKETALGGLAVNVPNC encoded by the coding sequence ATGTTTCTTTCTGTCTTCGATATGTTCAAGGTCGGCATCGGACCTTCGTCGTCCCATACGATGGGCCCGATGGTGGCCGCTGCGCGGTTTCTGGACGACCTCAGGGCATCGCCGTTTGCGGTCTCGGGTCTTCGCGCTTCGTTGCACGGTTCCCTTGCCTTCACTGGTGTCGGCCATGCGACCGACCGTGCCGTCATTCTTGGCCTGGCTGGGTTTCGCCCAGATGACTACGACGCCGCCAAAGCTGAAATAGCATTCAAGTCCATTCACGATACCAAAACTGTATCGCCGGATGGGTTAGGCGAGCTGACCTTCGACCCGACAAAAGATCTTATATTTGATTATGGGCCGCCGTTGGAGGGCCATGCCAATGGCCTGATTTTGATGGCGACCGATGCGCAGGGCGATGTCATCCGCCAAGAATCATATTTCTCGATCGGTGGCGGTTTTATCTTGAGCGAGGCAGAACTGGCAGCGGGCAAAGATACCGATGACGGTCCACCCGTCCCCTACCCCTTCAAATCCGCAAAAGAGATGCTGGCAATGTGCGCAGCAAATGGAAAATCCATTGCTGCCCTGAAACGTGAGAACGAGTTGTCACGCCAAGGCGCCACGGTCCTGGACGACGGCATGCGCCGTATCTGGCAGGTCATGCGCGAATGTATGGATGGAGGACTAATCACCGACGGCATTCTGCCCGGTGGCCTGAGCGTCCGTCGGCGGGCTGCTGCTATTAAGCGTTCGTTGGATGCTGAACGCGGCCAAAATCTGACGGCGCCACACACCATTAACGATTGGATCAGTGTCTATGCGATGGCAGTCAACGAGCAGAATGCAGCCGGAAGTCAGGTTGTAACCGCCCCAACAAATGGCGCGGCGGGCGTAATACCAGCTACAATCCGTTATTGGCTGGATCATGTTCCCGGCGCAACGGAATCGCGCGTTGGCGAATTTCTTTTGACCGCTGCCGCCATTGGCGGGCTGGTCAAATTCAACGCTTCGATATCCGGCGCAGAATGCGGATGTCAGGCCGAGGTCGGCTCGGCGTCTGCCATGGCCGCAGCAGGCTTGGCCGCCGTTCTGGGCGGCACGCCAGAGCAAATCGAGAATGCTGCCGAAATCGCCTTGGAACATCATCTTGGTATGACATGCGACCCCGTAAGGGGATTGGTGCAGGTGCCTTGCATTGAGCGCAATGGCCTTGGCGCAATCAAGGCTGTCTCGGCAGCGTCACTGGCGCTGCGCGGCGATGGACAGCACTTCGTGCCCTTGGATGCCGCAATCGAAACCATGCGCCAGACCGGTGAAGACATGAGCGAAAAATACAAGGAAACCGCGCTAGGTGGTCTGGCTGTGAATGTTCCGAACTGCTGA
- a CDS encoding ATP-binding cassette domain-containing protein, with product MSDTSFSQAEDRETSKNVRALTALWPYLAPHRLMMAAAGAALILTAMISLVLPLAVRRVVDGFETSAAELLDSYFIAAFAIAILLAVGTGFRYYLVTRLGERVVTDIRIAVFNRMIGMSPAFFEKIMTGEVLSRITTDTTLILSVIGSSISVALRNVLILFGGLVLLFFTSPKLAGMVLLIVPAIIVPIVVLGRRLRALSRENQDWIAASSGSASEALLSVQAVQAFTHESPSRAAFAEVSEKAFSAARKRIGTRAVMTVIVISLVFAGVVGVLWIGARDVRGGEMSVGELVQFVIYAIMVAGSVGALSEIWGEIQRAAGATERLVELLGAEDSVSDPVGDAIESKMLTGAVAFSDVTFRYPARPEIAALEDISFEIKPGETVALVGPSGAGKSTIIQLLLRFYDPDTGQIRVDENDLRSLQRADFRRSIALVPQDPVIFAATARENIRFGRPDATDAEIEQAAKAAAAHEFLTALPQGYETYVGERGVMLSGGQKQRIAIARAILRDAPILLLDEATSALDAESEMAVQAAVETLSQDRTTIVVAHRLATVKKADRILVFDGGKIVDEGTHSELVAAGGLYARLARLQFTDGIAAE from the coding sequence ATGTCAGACACGTCATTTTCCCAAGCTGAAGACCGCGAAACCTCGAAGAACGTAAGGGCTTTGACGGCGCTGTGGCCATATCTGGCACCGCATAGGCTCATGATGGCAGCCGCCGGCGCGGCGCTAATCCTGACGGCCATGATCTCTCTTGTTCTGCCTTTGGCGGTGCGCCGGGTTGTCGACGGCTTTGAAACATCCGCGGCAGAGCTGTTAGACAGCTACTTTATTGCCGCATTTGCAATTGCCATCTTGTTGGCCGTCGGAACGGGATTTCGGTATTATCTAGTCACGCGACTTGGCGAACGAGTCGTAACCGACATTAGGATCGCAGTCTTTAATCGAATGATCGGAATGAGCCCGGCATTCTTTGAAAAGATCATGACGGGCGAAGTCCTAAGCCGCATTACCACCGATACAACGTTGATCCTTAGCGTTATTGGGTCGTCGATTTCGGTAGCACTTCGCAATGTATTGATACTATTCGGCGGGCTGGTGTTGTTGTTTTTTACATCGCCCAAGTTAGCCGGAATGGTTTTGCTGATTGTGCCAGCAATTATTGTGCCCATCGTAGTACTTGGCAGGCGCTTGCGCGCGCTCAGTCGTGAGAATCAGGATTGGATCGCAGCGTCTTCGGGAAGTGCGTCCGAGGCTTTGTTGTCGGTTCAGGCTGTGCAGGCATTTACCCATGAAAGCCCAAGCCGCGCAGCCTTTGCCGAAGTTTCAGAGAAGGCGTTTTCCGCTGCCAGAAAACGGATTGGCACCCGCGCCGTAATGACGGTCATCGTTATCAGTCTGGTTTTTGCAGGTGTTGTCGGCGTCCTATGGATCGGTGCCCGGGACGTTCGCGGTGGCGAGATGTCAGTTGGCGAACTTGTTCAGTTCGTCATTTACGCAATCATGGTCGCCGGTTCGGTAGGAGCGCTATCCGAGATATGGGGCGAGATTCAGCGCGCCGCAGGCGCAACCGAGAGGTTGGTCGAACTCTTGGGGGCTGAAGACAGCGTATCTGATCCGGTGGGTGATGCGATCGAGTCAAAGATGCTAACCGGCGCCGTCGCGTTTTCAGATGTCACTTTCCGATATCCGGCCCGCCCGGAGATTGCGGCGCTGGAGGACATCTCATTTGAAATCAAACCCGGCGAAACGGTTGCGCTTGTCGGTCCGTCAGGTGCCGGAAAATCCACGATCATTCAACTATTGCTGAGGTTTTATGATCCGGACACTGGTCAAATCCGTGTCGACGAGAACGATTTGCGGAGCCTTCAGCGCGCTGACTTCCGTCGGTCGATCGCACTTGTACCTCAAGACCCTGTCATATTTGCAGCGACTGCTCGCGAGAACATTCGGTTTGGCCGCCCCGATGCTACCGACGCAGAAATTGAACAGGCCGCCAAGGCGGCAGCTGCACATGAGTTTCTAACGGCGTTGCCTCAGGGATATGAAACCTACGTAGGTGAACGAGGCGTCATGTTGTCCGGCGGGCAAAAGCAGAGAATTGCCATCGCACGCGCGATTTTACGCGACGCGCCGATTCTGCTTCTGGACGAAGCGACAAGTGCTCTGGATGCCGAGAGCGAAATGGCCGTTCAAGCTGCCGTCGAAACCTTGTCTCAAGACCGCACAACCATCGTGGTCGCTCACCGCTTGGCAACCGTAAAAAAAGCGGATCGAATTCTTGTTTTTGATGGCGGAAAAATCGTCGACGAAGGCACGCACAGTGAATTGGTTGCCGCCGGTGGTCTTTATGCGCGGCTGGCCCGCTTGCAGTTCACCGATGGAATCGCTGCCGAGTAA
- a CDS encoding 6,7-dimethyl-8-ribityllumazine synthase, producing MAGHSDNDLGLPNFTQPVKIMIVIAPYYTKISEAQLASARGVIESVGATHETIEVPGSLEIPAAINLAHRLSNYDGFVALGCVIRGRTSHYDVVVNESARGLTLLGLQGLAIGNGIITVENMEQAEERADANRLDTAGGAAGAALHLVALARRFGGTKKSVGFTPGDIQIAGDMGGSNQA from the coding sequence ATGGCTGGCCATTCCGACAACGATCTAGGCCTGCCGAACTTTACCCAACCGGTAAAGATCATGATCGTTATTGCGCCCTATTACACAAAAATATCCGAGGCCCAATTGGCGTCGGCAAGGGGCGTAATTGAAAGCGTAGGCGCCACCCACGAGACCATCGAAGTGCCCGGTTCTCTGGAAATTCCAGCTGCAATTAATCTGGCCCATCGTTTGTCCAACTATGATGGATTTGTTGCGCTGGGTTGCGTGATACGTGGGCGAACCAGTCACTATGACGTGGTCGTCAACGAAAGTGCCCGGGGCCTGACCCTGCTGGGTTTGCAGGGGCTGGCGATAGGCAACGGGATAATCACCGTCGAGAATATGGAGCAAGCCGAGGAACGTGCTGACGCAAACCGACTGGATACAGCTGGCGGAGCTGCGGGCGCAGCCTTGCATCTGGTCGCACTGGCCCGTCGTTTTGGCGGCACCAAAAAGTCAGTTGGGTTTACCCCCGGCGACATTCAGATTGCAGGCGACATGGGCGGCTCGAACCAGGCATGA
- the nusB gene encoding transcription antitermination factor NusB, translating into MSNNKRQMKSAARLYAVQALFQMEASGQTVEAVQSEFEDHRFGAEYDGDSMAEGDVNLFRQLIDGAVNWQAKIDQMTDRALVAKWPINRIDPTIRALFRAAGSEFLEGNAPPKVVITEFVDVAKAFFPDGREPKFVNGVLDHMAREAKPEAF; encoded by the coding sequence ATGAGCAACAACAAACGGCAGATGAAGTCAGCGGCGCGGCTTTATGCGGTGCAGGCGCTTTTTCAGATGGAAGCCTCTGGTCAAACCGTCGAAGCGGTGCAATCGGAATTTGAAGATCATCGCTTCGGCGCTGAATATGACGGCGACTCGATGGCCGAGGGAGACGTGAACTTGTTCCGTCAGCTGATAGACGGAGCTGTCAATTGGCAGGCAAAGATCGACCAGATGACGGATCGTGCGTTGGTGGCCAAGTGGCCGATCAACCGTATTGATCCAACCATCCGTGCCTTGTTTCGTGCTGCCGGGTCCGAGTTTCTTGAAGGCAACGCCCCCCCAAAAGTCGTGATCACCGAATTTGTCGATGTGGCCAAGGCGTTCTTTCCAGATGGACGCGAACCGAAATTCGTCAACGGTGTTCTCGATCACATGGCGCGTGAAGCCAAGCCCGAAGCGTTCTAA